Part of the Halorussus salinus genome is shown below.
TCGTGGGTTTTCTGGGTTCTGCGACAGGGGGTGAATATCGGGCCACAGGCCTCATAATGCTTTCTCTTGTCGCGAAACAGTGGCTGTGTTTCGTGGACCCCTGCTGTACGGACACTTAATAAAGGTCCACGAAGATGACCTTAGACGACGTTCGATTGTTCGTCAGGTGGCTCGGATCCAAGGTCAGTCGTTTCGTCTATACATGCCGAACACAGTCGATAGATGCGAATACGGTCGCCGTCACTCGGTTCAAGATGTCCTTCGAGTTCGTCCTCTAATTCGACTCGCTCGGCCTTCGAGACGTCAACCTCGAAGACGCTATACTGTTGCCACGCGCCGTAGCGTTGAAGCGTGCGATAGACACGACGGCGGTTCGCGTCCGAGGAGATGTCGTACGCAATTGCGAGTCGCATCAGTGTGTGACCTCCAGTGCGTGGTAGTCGTCGAGTTCACCGGTGATTGCTTTCCGAAGGAGAATTGCTTGCTGGCGGACTGCCTTTCGACGCGTCACCTCGTACTCGAAGTAGGGATGGGTCAGCTTCTCGGTCATGTACTCGTCGAACTTCGAGAGGTACGTCTGAAACGAGTCGTCTTGGAGGTGATTGTCCTGCGTGAACTCGTCGTGGGTGATCGTACCCCGGTTGACGAGTCGCGTGACGAACGAATCACAAAATAGCGGCCGGAACTCCTCTTGGAGGTCAAGTGCTAGCGACGGTCGCCCGTGACGGTCTGCGTGTAGGACACCGAGGAAGGGGTCGAGATTGTACTGTCGAAGCGCGCTCAACACTTCGTTTTTCATCATCACGTACGTGAGCGAGAGCAACGAATTGATGTGGTCTTCTGGTGGTCGTTTCGTCCGAGTCTCGAACGTCCAGCCGTCGACGAGTGCTTCGTCGAGTAACCCGAAGTACCGCTCCGCGGCCTCTCCTTCTGCACCACGGAGTTCGTCTTTCGAGTCTGCTTCCGACGCACGAAGGCGTAAATCTTCGAGGAGTTCCGTTCCGGTTACGCCTTTGCGCCCGAGGAGCGTTCGAGCATTTCGAATCTTCGCCGCGATCATCGCCCGTGCGATAGCTAGCTCCTCTTCGTCCGTGAGTGCGTACTGGGCGCGGCGGACCGCCGCGATGGTGTTTTTCTCGGGGACGAAACTGCCTCGGTACTGGCCTCGCTCAGTGAAGTAATTCAGAACGATACCGTGTTCGTTCGCGCGACGAACGAACGGTGTCGAGAAGTTCACACCGCCGAACACGTTGAGGGTGTCGAGTTTTTCTGCCGGGAACGATGCCAGCTCGCCGTCGTCTCCATCGACATCGTATACGGTTATCCGGCCTTGGTCGGTTCGCACCTGCGTTCCCTGCGTCGTGACGTACACGACCGAATCGTCAAACAGTCCTTCGCTCGCTTTCATAATTCGTCCTCCCAGCCAGTTCCGGCGACTCGCTCGGGTTCGAGTTTCGCAGTCTCGGCGGGCATGCAGTACTCGCGCACCGAACATGCTTCGCACTTGGTCGGATTATCGGTGAACGGTGGCACCGAATCAAGGCTCATCGACTGAATCGCTTCGACCGTCTCACGGACCGCTTCTCGGTGGTCCTCGGTTATTGGAACATGCATGCGTTGGTCAGTTTCGTACAGATAAATCGCTCCTTCTCGCACCTGTTCCTCGATGTGTTCTTCGAGTAACATGCAGTAGCCTGCCAGCTGAAGTTCGTCGCTTTTGTAGTAGTCCCCGCTCTCGGCTCGCTTTCGTTCGACGGGAACTGTTCGAGCGCCTTCGAGGTCGAGGACGTCGATCTTCCCTTTCAGGCCGTGCGTTTCGGATTCAAGATAGAGTTCGTTTAACCAGTCGCCACGCGACGACTGGTTTTCGTGAGTGGTCTTTCCCTCAACGCGCTCGTAGCTTCGACCTTGCGTGTCGTAGAAATGCAAATACCAGTATCGCCGCGGACAATACGCGTACTGATTCAGGTCGGAGACGTTGACGAGTTCGTCGGTCATACCTGACGGCGTTCGACGTCGATAGTCGGCGGGCCGGACCCCTCGTCGTCGACTGTAATCTCGTGGGTTGTCGTGGTGAGCGTCTCGGGAACGATTGCGTCGGTAATCCGAACGATGTCGAAGAACCGATGCAGGAGCTTTGGAGAGACGTCGAGCTTGTCCCGCTGTTCGACCCGGTCGATTTCTCGGTGAATCTTCTCCTGTAGCGTCGCCTCAATCTCCGATGTCGGTTCGTGATAGGGCGTCGGCTCCGTCTCGTAGCCCGGCAGCCGGGCAGTCACCACAGCAGGCGACGCCTCGTCTCTCGGCTCAACTGCGAGTACGTTCCCTTCACGGACCTGTTCGATGTCGTAATACCGCAACGTTCGACTGATATCGTACGTCGTCACCCCGACCCGGTCGCCACGCGGATACTCGATCTGTGCGTTGAGTGACCGACCACGGAGACCACGAAATGCCTTGAAACACTGTTCGGTGAAGTTGAGAAGTTTCGCTTCGGGACTTGACCGCTGATAGCCGCCGAGCGAACCGACATCTTCGAGTTCGCGCTGCACATCGTCGATGAATCCTCGCCAGCGACCGTACTGTTCTACGTCCGTGGCAAGGTCGGCGTAAATTTCGGGATTGAATCCACTGTATCTGTCTTCCCGGACTGCGATTCCGTAAGCACCGCGAAACCCAACGAGGTCGGCGAGCGCAGTCTGCGACGTGTCTTCGTCCTGCAATCCCTCGTACACTTGTTTTACGAAAGTAGGGAAATCAACATCGTCACCCCACGGTCCCTGACCGAGTCCGTACACATGGACCGACGCTTCGGAGACTCGGCCAGCCCGACCGAACCGCTGAACGAACGCGCTCGGTCGTGTCGGATTCTCCATCACCAGCGTCGTCACGTCGTAGTCCAGTCCGACTTCACCCTTACTCGTCGTATTCAAGATGTAGAAGGTCTCATCGTCGAGGTCAACCTCCTCGTCGTTCGTGTCGAAACCGTTGTCTTTCTCGGCGTGTTCGAAGACGTCCGGATACTCTCTTGCGAGAAAGTCGTGGAAATCGTTGCTATCCTTCGCACTGTTGAACGTCAAGACGACTTGCGGTTCGTCATACGCTGCAACTGAGTCGAGTTCTGCCTGTAGTAGTTCCGCGACTGCCTCGCGATCATCTACGATCCGCCGGTCTTCGTGGCGGGTAACGTCGATAGACTGTCGGAACTGGTCGCCCGACTCGACGTATTCGGCTTCGATATCGTGAACGTCAAGCCGGAGTTGCGTCCGAACGAACTCCACGAAGTCCTCGTCCGGCGTCGCAGAAGCGAGTAAAACCTTCGGGCTTGCACTCCGCTCCGCGATGATCTTCGTCTGAAGGAGGAGACCGCCTGCGGCGAGTGGGTCGTAGAAGTGGAACTCGTCGTAGACGATGGCGTTGAATCCGTTGAAAAATTCTATTGCGTGGTCACCACGATAGAGGTCTTGGATTGTCGCCTGCAGGATGTCCGGGTTAGTAAGAACGACTTCGTGGTCGTTCACGTACGTGTTCAGATACGCCAAGAGATTCTCGGTCCGTTCGTGGCCGTGTCCGTCGAGCGTTGTGCCGTTTAATACAGCCGCGTTGACGCCCGCTGTATCGAACCGGTCGCGTTGCTGTCGCAGGAGTGCGTTCGTTGGATACACTAACAGCGTCAGGTCTTCTGTCTCGATGAGTTCGTGGAACGTGGCGGTCTTTCCGGCTCCGGTAGGGGCACGGAGTGCAGCGACCGGTGCCTCGCCTTCGTGAACCCACTCGACAACGCGATTCTGGAACGCGCGCGCATGGTCGAAATCGCCGTCAGCCAAGCCGTATTTCGGAGATTCCGTCGCCAGCGACGCACCAGAAACAGTGAATTGGTCCATCAAACGACCTCCGGAACGAGATGCTCGCTCACGAATTGAGGATCTACGCCGACGAAATGCTGGAGTCGTGGATCGTTTCCGCGACGGAACGACTCACTCTCCTCCATCAGTCGAGTGAGTGTCGTGTCGTCGACCTCGTACACCTCCGAGAGGAGGTACTTGTTCAGGACGATGGTATCCTGTTGGCACCGTCGTGCCCGGAACTCGCCTGTCTGTTTGATTCCCATTCGGAAGAACGGACGTTCCGGGATATTCTGTTCACTCCAGATCGTGAACTCGAACGTCGAGCCGGGAGCGATACCGATGTAGTTCCGAATCGTTTGGTAGGCCGCTCCGGAGTCTTCGAGAATCGACGGGACGGACTTGTCACCGGTGATCTGTCCTGCGAGGTCCGAGTCGTTCGTCGTGAAGTTCCGTTCGGACCGATAGTCGGTACTCCGAAAGGTTCGCTCGTCGGTTTCGACGGCAATCGGCCGCATGTCCGAGACGAAAAACGGCGCGTCCGCTAAGTGCGAGTAGTCCGGACTCGTCGCCTGCTCGCCGAACTCGGCGTACCGTTTCTCCATGTCGAAGTAACGGTAGCCGATGGCGTGCATGAGCGCCGTCGCGGACAGCGTCGGCTGTGTCCGAATCGCACGCCCCTCTGAGCTAGAGTAGAAGAGGGGTGTGTACAGCGTCGCCTCGAACGTCCGTTCAATCATCGTCGAGGTTGAAGCTCTCCCGTGCGTCGTCCATCAACTCGGTGAACTCCGCTCGAAGCGTCTCGTCGGCGTCGTCCGTCTCGCGGGCGGCAACGGCCTGTAGCTCCTCAAACCACTCCGGCGGTTCCTCACCGGCTTCGAAGTGACCGTACACGTCCCAGTCTGCCCGCCGGACTTCCTCGATGTAGTCGCTGAGACTCTCCGTGAGGCCACGGTCCTCCTTGCGGTACTCCAAGAGGAGTTCGCCGGTCGAGAGGGATGTGTCGTGGTCGCCGAGGATGACGCCCAAAATCTCGTTGCGGACGTTCCGTCCAGTTCGAGTCTCACGAGCGCCGTACTTTCCGGTGTTGAGGATGTTGTGGAGGACGTACAGCAACATCGGTCCGGTCGCCGCCTCCAGTGTGACGAAATGAAGGAGGTCGTTGCCCGGTTGGACTTTCACGAAGTCGAACAGGGCTTGGGACTGGTCGCCTTCGTCGTCCTGCATGGTCCCTGTCTCGTAGACCGCGTTTCGCGTTTCCTTGTTCATCAGGTCGTACTCGTCAGTCGTGTAGGTGTACCCTTCCACGACGCGGGACTTGATAGCGAAATCTTGATCGCCAGTTCCAGCCAGTCCGTAGGTGAGCGTCCCGACGTTCAGCGCCGTGTCGAGTTCGTTCGGCTCGTTGTACGTGTACTCGTCGTCAATGAGCGACCCGTCGTCGTCGAGTCGCCGGAGCAAGTCGAGTCCGGTGAGCCGTTCCTTGCTGGTGAACTTCTCGCCGTTCACCTGTGCGTGGAGTTTGTCACCGAACTCTTGGGTCTCAGCACGGTCGTGGTTCGAGTTCC
Proteins encoded:
- the cas2 gene encoding CRISPR-associated endonuclease Cas2, which produces MRLAIAYDISSDANRRRVYRTLQRYGAWQQYSVFEVDVSKAERVELEDELEGHLEPSDGDRIRIYRLCSACIDETTDLGSEPPDEQSNVV
- the cas1 gene encoding CRISPR-associated endonuclease Cas1; the encoded protein is MKASEGLFDDSVVYVTTQGTQVRTDQGRITVYDVDGDDGELASFPAEKLDTLNVFGGVNFSTPFVRRANEHGIVLNYFTERGQYRGSFVPEKNTIAAVRRAQYALTDEEELAIARAMIAAKIRNARTLLGRKGVTGTELLEDLRLRASEADSKDELRGAEGEAAERYFGLLDEALVDGWTFETRTKRPPEDHINSLLSLTYVMMKNEVLSALRQYNLDPFLGVLHADRHGRPSLALDLQEEFRPLFCDSFVTRLVNRGTITHDEFTQDNHLQDDSFQTYLSKFDEYMTEKLTHPYFEYEVTRRKAVRQQAILLRKAITGELDDYHALEVTH
- the cas4 gene encoding CRISPR-associated protein Cas4, with amino-acid sequence MTDELVNVSDLNQYAYCPRRYWYLHFYDTQGRSYERVEGKTTHENQSSRGDWLNELYLESETHGLKGKIDVLDLEGARTVPVERKRAESGDYYKSDELQLAGYCMLLEEHIEEQVREGAIYLYETDQRMHVPITEDHREAVRETVEAIQSMSLDSVPPFTDNPTKCEACSVREYCMPAETAKLEPERVAGTGWEDEL
- the cas3 gene encoding type I-D CRISPR-associated helicase Cas3', with protein sequence MDQFTVSGASLATESPKYGLADGDFDHARAFQNRVVEWVHEGEAPVAALRAPTGAGKTATFHELIETEDLTLLVYPTNALLRQQRDRFDTAGVNAAVLNGTTLDGHGHERTENLLAYLNTYVNDHEVVLTNPDILQATIQDLYRGDHAIEFFNGFNAIVYDEFHFYDPLAAGGLLLQTKIIAERSASPKVLLASATPDEDFVEFVRTQLRLDVHDIEAEYVESGDQFRQSIDVTRHEDRRIVDDREAVAELLQAELDSVAAYDEPQVVLTFNSAKDSNDFHDFLAREYPDVFEHAEKDNGFDTNDEEVDLDDETFYILNTTSKGEVGLDYDVTTLVMENPTRPSAFVQRFGRAGRVSEASVHVYGLGQGPWGDDVDFPTFVKQVYEGLQDEDTSQTALADLVGFRGAYGIAVREDRYSGFNPEIYADLATDVEQYGRWRGFIDDVQRELEDVGSLGGYQRSSPEAKLLNFTEQCFKAFRGLRGRSLNAQIEYPRGDRVGVTTYDISRTLRYYDIEQVREGNVLAVEPRDEASPAVVTARLPGYETEPTPYHEPTSEIEATLQEKIHREIDRVEQRDKLDVSPKLLHRFFDIVRITDAIVPETLTTTTHEITVDDEGSGPPTIDVERRQV
- the cas7d gene encoding type I-D CRISPR-associated protein Cas7/Csc2, producing the protein MTLNYPDKGLVESHSIYRTRKPTVTLVVKRDITEPTLFRNSNHDRAETQEFGDKLHAQVNGEKFTSKERLTGLDLLRRLDDDGSLIDDEYTYNEPNELDTALNVGTLTYGLAGTGDQDFAIKSRVVEGYTYTTDEYDLMNKETRNAVYETGTMQDDEGDQSQALFDFVKVQPGNDLLHFVTLEAATGPMLLYVLHNILNTGKYGARETRTGRNVRNEILGVILGDHDTSLSTGELLLEYRKEDRGLTESLSDYIEEVRRADWDVYGHFEAGEEPPEWFEELQAVAARETDDADETLRAEFTELMDDARESFNLDDD